The Streptomyces albofaciens JCM 4342 genome has a segment encoding these proteins:
- a CDS encoding helix-turn-helix domain-containing protein, producing MPPRSQPSERHRRLGAELRKLRLRAGLSGDQAAALIDADRGRVSNIEAGRVDVPRNGLHKLLRAYGCPDGPLFDGLMAMAQDRGKGWWDEYRDVMRRPALDLAELESRATHIRNHEPLVIPGILQTAEYARSVCETFDEPDAQLDRYVRFRMDRQRILERQPGTPYHAVIQEGALRTRVGSPEIMRRQLRRLIEIARLPHVTLQVFPFEAGPYSGVSRSFSIFGGPTPALDTVRLEQAVASAILRDEEETSRYGRIFTKLTELALPRVDPEARPESHDGRDSLTLIQHLMYAF from the coding sequence ATGCCACCCAGGAGCCAGCCCAGCGAGCGCCACCGCCGCCTCGGTGCCGAGCTCCGCAAACTGCGCCTGCGCGCTGGGCTCTCGGGGGACCAGGCCGCCGCCCTGATCGACGCCGATCGCGGCCGTGTGAGCAACATCGAGGCGGGCCGGGTCGATGTCCCGCGCAACGGGCTCCACAAGTTGCTCCGGGCTTACGGCTGTCCGGACGGTCCGCTCTTCGACGGACTGATGGCGATGGCCCAGGACCGGGGGAAAGGGTGGTGGGACGAGTACCGGGACGTGATGCGGCGGCCGGCTCTCGACCTCGCCGAACTCGAATCCCGCGCCACGCACATCCGCAACCACGAACCACTGGTGATTCCGGGGATCCTGCAAACCGCCGAATACGCGCGGTCGGTGTGCGAGACGTTCGACGAGCCCGACGCGCAGCTCGACCGGTACGTCCGGTTCCGCATGGACCGCCAGCGCATCCTGGAACGGCAGCCCGGCACTCCCTACCACGCGGTCATCCAGGAAGGAGCGCTGCGCACCCGCGTCGGCAGCCCGGAGATCATGCGTCGGCAGCTGCGCCGCCTCATCGAGATCGCCCGGCTCCCCCACGTGACGCTACAGGTGTTCCCCTTCGAAGCCGGGCCCTACTCCGGAGTGAGCCGCTCTTTCAGCATCTTCGGCGGACCCACGCCCGCGCTCGACACGGTCCGCCTGGAACAGGCGGTGGCCTCCGCGATCCTGCGCGACGAGGAGGAGACGAGCCGCTACGGCAGGATCTTCACGAAGCTGACCGAACTCGCACTCCCGCGAGTTGACCCGGAGGCAAGGCCTGAGTCTCATGACGGTCGGGACTCACTGACCCTCATCCAGCACCTGATGTACGCCTTCTAG
- a CDS encoding DUF397 domain-containing protein, giving the protein MPRLTWRKSSYSGSGQDDCVEVAPHPDGPILYRESDHPGAVGRATAPGWAAFLRAVKADRCAAGPR; this is encoded by the coding sequence ATGCCCCGGCTCACCTGGCGGAAGTCCTCGTACAGCGGCAGCGGCCAGGACGACTGCGTAGAGGTGGCGCCCCACCCCGACGGCCCCATCCTCTACCGTGAGAGCGACCACCCCGGCGCGGTCGGGCGGGCCACCGCCCCCGGCTGGGCCGCGTTCCTCCGGGCCGTCAAGGCCGACCGGTGCGCGGCCGGTCCGCGCTGA
- a CDS encoding DUF397 domain-containing protein, whose product MPPTPHIPADLDWQKATDDESAPEYIEVAFGDDDHVYLRTNIEPDNVVVTTRTKWDAFVLGVKAGEFDHFVGL is encoded by the coding sequence ATGCCGCCCACCCCGCACATCCCCGCCGACCTCGACTGGCAGAAGGCCACGGACGACGAGAGCGCGCCCGAGTACATCGAGGTGGCCTTCGGCGACGACGACCACGTCTACCTGCGGACGAACATCGAGCCGGACAACGTCGTGGTGACGACGCGCACCAAGTGGGACGCGTTCGTCCTCGGGGTGAAGGCCGGCGAGTTCGACCACTTCGTGGGGCTTTAG